The Lucilia cuprina isolate Lc7/37 chromosome 5, ASM2204524v1, whole genome shotgun sequence genome includes a window with the following:
- the LOC111677062 gene encoding RING finger protein 10 produces MDKDNKKQNYSSRTGNTRTSNQTTDSNYQKSSSDIQTNKHWPKNSRRRENPSTSARNNNSSNSKQQQSAKVRPNVDKRPRARGYNGYNNNNSGGSYRSSNENHFTSGTGLGFGDTTFFGAAIERFEPNDYELNSVYAPGSKKQNLNHLLNFYYTPREVDYYDGVNGAGNGGSGNGYSQRHGHVKRHKYNKEQFLQANFQFVIKSSAKRKTDDSPDTLIDWSLIEQINIQTPDEPQCPICLYPPVAAKVTRCGHVYCWPCVLHYLSLSDKTWRKCPICYDAIHVGDLKSASIVQQQAFNANSSITFRLMRRKKGSLFIEQYDGDKNEENIEKYPYVSSPLKEKLFSKFILAKRSDVADILSREQRELLTDVDESCPEYVFIQQALELLKERTELLGDIELKDEEKYKSEEITENIEEADKFEVIAQVEHNKNNMELAELQADDVLKETEETTDSNNEALNKHEINVEEETSESSSNTDTISYTQTANAQKSSPNKFYYFYQSEDGQNIYLHPLNVKMLQACYGSLADAPSVISARIIQKEQHSMDEDHRRKFTCLGHLPLTCQFAVVEIELQPPYVTEDIIQAFKGDILFRKKERQRRAREEREREKHINAINERQMGKLVASTANINITSSHEFPTCGFEESLVPASDLDMIDNVPSTSKGGRTKTISTSSAGSSSYSAIALHCKKEHTPWSNLNAAQIKPTSAAAAGSQLTTDDGETSILNTIQTNLGDVLAQALSQKKERKSTTKANESNNNSNSNATGGNKKSKKSKKMLPLYSTGMNFGGNN; encoded by the exons ATGGACAAGGACaacaagaaacaaaattattctTCAAGAACTGGCAATACGAGAACATCCAATCAAACAACTGATTCAAATTATCAAAAATCATCTTCTG atatacaaacaaataaacattggCCAAAAAATTCACGTCGTCGTGAAAACCCCTCAACATCGGCACGTAATAACAACAGCAGTAAtagtaaacaacaacaatcagcAAAAGTACGTCCGAATGTGGACAAAAGACCACGTGCCCGAGGCTATAATgggtacaacaacaacaactctgGTGGCTCTTATCGTAGCTCTAACGAAAATCACTTTACTTCCGGCACCGGATTAGGGTTTGGGGATACAACGTTCTTTGGAGCAGCTATAGAACGTTTTGAGCCCAACGATTATGAGCTAAATTCCGTTTATGCTCCCGGCAGCAAGAAACagaatttaaatcatttattgaatttttactaTACTCCACGTGAAGTGGACTATTATGATGGTGTTAACGGCGCTGGTAATGGTGGTAGCGGCAATGGCTATAGCCAACGTCATGGTCATGTCAAAAGGCATAAATACAATAAAGAACAGTTTTTACAAGCAAA CTttcaatttgttataaaatcatCGGCAAAACGTAAAACCGATGACTCGCCAGATACTCTCATCGATTGGTCTTTAATCGAACAGATCAATATACAGACACCCGATGAACCACAGTGTCCCATATGCTTATATCCACCAGTGGCTGCTAAAGTAACACGTTGTGGTCATGTATATTGCTGGCCTTGTGTTTTACACTATCTCTCTCTAAGTGACAAGACCTGGCGTAAATGTCCCATATGTTATGATGCTATACATGTGGGTGATTTGAAAAGTGCTTCTATTGTTCAACAGCAAGCCTTCAATGCTAACTCTAGCATAACCTTCCGTTTGATGCGACGCAAAAAGGGTTCTTTATTCATAGAACAATATGATGGcgataaaaatgaagaaaacatCGAAAAATATCCATATGTCAGTAGTCCCTTGAAAGAAAAACTATTCTCAAAATTCATATTGGCAAAACGTAGTGATGTAGCTGATATTTTGTCGCGTGAACAAAGGGAACTACTGACAGATGTGGATGAGTCTTGTCCAGAATATGTATTCATTCAACAAGCCCTTGAATTGCTAAAAGAACGAACAGAATTACTGGGTGACATCGAACTAAAGGATgaggaaaaatataaatcagAAGAAATTACTGAAAACATTGAGGAAGCAGACAAATTTGAAGTAATTGCACAAGTAGagcacaataaaaataatatggaaCTTGCAGAACTTCAAGCTGATGATGTCCTAAAGGAAACTGAGGAAACTACGGACTCCAACAATGAGGCTTTAAATAAACATGAAATCAATGTTGAAGAAGAAACTTCAGAATCGTCTTCTAATACTGATACTATTTCATATACTCAAACGGCAAATGCTCAAAAGTCATcgccaaataaattttattatttttatcaatcaGAGGATGGTCAAAATATTTACCTTCATCCATTAAATGTGAAAATGTTGCAGGCTTGTTATGGCAGCTTGGCCGATGCACCTTCTGTTATTAGTGCTCGAATTATACAAAAGGAACAGCATTCAATGGATGAAGATCATCGTCGTAAATTTACCTGTTTAGGTCACTTACCTTTGACTTGCCAATTTGCTGTAGTGGAAATTGAATTGCAGCCACCTTATGTCACTGAGGACATAATACAGGCCTTTAAGGGCGATATATTGTTTCGCAAAAAGGAACGTCAACGCCGTGCTAGAGAAGAACGGGAACGTGAGAAACACATAAATGCCATAAATGAGCGGCAGATGGGAAAACTTGTAGCTAGTACAgctaatataaatataacatcGTCTCATGAATTTCCAACG TGTGGTTTTGAGGAATCTCTAGTGCCCGCTAGCGACCTGGATATGATCGATAATGTTCCCTCAACTTCTAAAGGCGGACGCACTAAAACTATTAGCACCAGTAGTGCTGGCAGTAGTAGCTACTCTGCTATTGCTTTACACTGCAAAAAGGAACATACACCTTGGTCTAATCTAAATGCAGCTCAAATAAAACCAACTTCAGCTGCTGCTGCTGGCAGTCAGTTAACAACTGATGATGGCGAGACTTCCATTTTGAATACTATACAAACTAATTTAGGCGATGTTTTGGCTCAAGCCTTATCGCAAAAGAAGGAAAGAAAATCTACAACAAAAGCCAATGAAtcaaacaacaatagcaactcAAATGCCACTGGTGGTAATAAGAAATCgaaaaaatctaagaaaatgCTTCCTCTATATTCTACCGGCATGAATTTTGGTGGTAATAACTAA